In Mytilus edulis chromosome 7, xbMytEdul2.2, whole genome shotgun sequence, a single genomic region encodes these proteins:
- the LOC139482989 gene encoding uncharacterized protein, with protein sequence MIYLFTNIGSASSSNKDNNQTSDPSKECTNVHVTVVEEYQTKIKEVSQLALGLDDSFWLGDGDHQKGMRLFTSHTGLQKVKCERNKLKVLSSFNIDICGLAVTHGNDLLIATDGPILKQIKNGKTKIEDTAYNLNPYNPQSIYITRKNKVIVGARNNTKNKGVVIVMDNLGNHERVYGKDKTKDISFTLPWNITATNNDNIFVIDVINDKMEGRVVLLGQVDIVNTYSGHPDINSKAIPFTPIDLTTTPTDNVIVVEMINNTLHIINNSGQLITYISTKYKGILLPCSISLAMVGHFCMLYIGTYTDENNKDKAKLYKLNLIGC encoded by the coding sequence atgatatatctgttcacaAATATAGGTAGTGCATCATCCTCCAACAAGGATAATAACCAAACCTCAGACCCCAGCAAGGAGTGTACCAATGTTCATGTAACTGTTGTTGAAGAATATCAAACTAAAATTAAAGAAGTTTCTCAACTGGCACTAGGTTTAGATGATTCATTTTGGCTTGGTGATGGAGACCATCAAAAGGGTATGAGATTATTTACTTCTCATACAGGATTGCAGAAAGTAAAATGCGAAAGAAATAAACTAAAGGTATTATCTagttttaatattgatatttgtgGCCTGGCAGTTACTCATGGTAATGACTTACTTATAGCTACTGATGGGCCAATACTGAAACagataaaaaatggaaaaactaAAATTGAAGACACTGCTTATAATCTGAATCCATATAATCCACAATCAATTTATATAACCAGAAAGAACAAGGTTATAGTAGGAGCTAGGAATAATACGAAAAACAAAGGTGTGGTGATTGTAATGGACAATTTGGGGAATCATGAGAGGGTGTATGGTAAGGACAAGACTAAAGATATTTCATTTACTCTACCATGGAATATAACTGCAACTAACAATGATAATATTTTTGTGATTGATGTTATAAATGATAAAATGGAAGGACGAGTAGTTTTGCTAGGCCAAGTTGACATTGTTAATACCTATTCTGGACATCCAGACATCAACAGTAAAGCTATACCGTTTACACCAATAGATTTAACAACAACACCAACAGACAATGTCATTGTGGTAGAAATGATCAACAATACTCTGCATATCATTAATAATTCAGGACAGCTAATAACCTACATTAGCACTAAATACAAAGGTATATTACTTCCATGTTCCATAAGCCTTGCAATGGTAGGACATTTTTGTATGCTATACATTGGAACTTATActgatgaaaataataaagacAAAGCCAAACTTTATAAACTGAATTTGATAGGTTGTTAA